From the genome of Geminicoccaceae bacterium:
TTAGGCCTCTTCTCCGCCGATCTCGCGATCGACCTGGGTACCGCCAACACCCTTGTCTACGTCAAGGGTCGAGGTATCGTTCTCAATGAACCATCGGTTGTAGCCATCCAGACACTGCGAGGACGAAAGCAGGTCCTTGCGGTGGGCAACGAAGCCAAGCAGATGGTCGGCCGCACCCCCGGGAACATCGAGGCCATCCGGCCGCTTCGCGACGGCGTGATCGCCGATTTCGAGGTGGCGGAGGAAATGATCAAGCATTTCATCCGCAAGGTGCACCAGCGGCGCGGCTTCGCCAGCCCGCAGGTCATCATCTGCGTGCCGTCGGGCTCCACCGCGGTCGAGCGCCGCGCCATCCAGGAAGCCGCCGAGGCGGCCGGTGCGAGGCGCGTGCACCTGATCGACGAACCCATGGCGGCTGCCATCGGCGCCGGCCTGCCCGTGACCGATCCGACAGGCTCCATGGTCGTCGACATCGGTGGCGGGACCACCGAGGTCGCGGTCATCTCGCTCGCCGGCATCGTCTATGCCCGCTCGATCCGGGTCGGCGGCAACAAGATGGACGAGGCCATCATCAACTACATCCGCCGCAACCACAGCCTCCTCATCGGCGAGGCGACGGCGGAAAACATCAAGAAGCTGATCGGTTCGGCCTGCCTGCCCGAGGACGGCAATGGCGAGGTGATGGAAATCAAAGGCCGCGACCTGATGAATGGCGTACCCAAGGAAATCGTCATCTCCGAGCGGCAGATTGCCGAAAGCCTCGCGGAGCCGGTCAACGCGATCATCGAGGCGGTCAAGGTCGCGCTCGAACATACAGCACCGGAGTTGTCGGCGGACATCGTCGACAAGGGCATCGTCATGACCGGCGGCGGTTCGCTGCTGGGCAATCTCGACTTCGTCCTGCGTCATTCAACGGGGTTGCCGGTGAGCCTGGCCGACGAGCCGCTGACCTGCGTGGCCCTGGGCACCGGTCGTTGCCTCGAAGAGATGAAGGCCCTCAAGCACGTCCTGCATACGGCCTATTGACGGCCTGCCTGCCAGGAGAGCCATCCCGACATCGTCCCCTCGCCGGGTGGAGGCCAGTTCCGCCCCGGGCCGGATGCCGCATTATTTTCGTCACATGGTTGAGAGAAACAAGACCGGGGGCTATTCCTGCACGGTCATACTCCCCATCTGACAGAATGTCGGGCCTTGGAGCTGAACACGCGCATTAGGCGCAGATCGGGCCTTTTAACTCGCCTATTTGGTGATATGATCGTTGTCATGAACAAACCCGAGGGTGCCCCCAGATGAGATCGGCCCTGCACCATCTGTCGGTCGCGGCGGTCCACATCCGTGCATCGACACAGCGCATGCTGCTGACGACGCTCATCTTCATTTCGGTGGCCGTTCTCGTTCTGGGCAAGGTTGACCTGCGGCTTATCCGAGCCACCTCGGACGGGATCGCCGATGGCAGCCTGTCGATTCTCTCGCTGCTGCGAAAGCCGATCGAACTCACCCGCGACACGGCCCAGACGTTCGGTGGCATTCTCGCGGTATTCGAGGAGAACCAGAGGTTGCGCGCCGAGAACGAGCGACTGCTGGCGGTCCAGTCCCGGGCAGTCCTTCTCGACGTGGAGAACGAAGGTCTCCGCGAACTGCTCAACGCTCCGCGCATTCCCCGCACGCGACACTTTACCAGTGCGGCAGTGGTCGCCGACAGTGCCAGTCCGTTCGTCCACACCATGCTCATCGATGCCGGCCGCAATCGCGGGCTGGAACCGGGAATGCCGGTGATCCGCCCCGAAGGCCTCGTCGGCCGCCTCCTCAGTGTCGGCAGCCGGACGGCACGGCTCATGCTGCTCACCGACTTCAACTCCCGCGTGCCCGTGGTGGTCAGCCCCTCCGGCGACCGGGCCATCCTCGAGGGAGACAACAGCGGCGAGCCCAAACTGCGTTTCCTGCCGCTGCAACCGCGTTTCTCGGTAGGGGACGAGGTCGTCACCTCGGGACAGGGCGGGCTGCTCCCCCCCGGAGTGGCCATCGGGCAGATCGTCCACATCGACGACCAGACCGTCTCGGTACGGCCCAACATCGACTGGACCCGACTGGACCAGGTTTCCGTCCTCCAGTTCCAGCCGATCACCCATGACGCGGGCATCGACGAGGAGGCGGACCAGCTTTTCTACGGCCCCCACCGGGTCTATCCCGAGCCGGCGGTCCAGAGGGAACAATCGCGGGCGACACCCGAATCTCCCACGGCACCGGCCGACGCCGGCGGAAGCGTCGAATGATCGAGGACTGGCTCTACAGTCATCCGGGGGACATCCTCGGCCGGCTGCTGCCGCCGCTGACCGCCATCGTCGCCCTGTTCATCGACCTGATGCCCCTGCCATCGGCCTCCCCCGAGGCGATCATGCCGTCGCTCCTCGTCTGCGTCGTGTTCTACTGGACGATCTCGCGGCCGGATCTGCTGGGAATCGTCTGGATCTTCGTGCTCGGCATGGTGATCGACGGCATCGGTGGAATGCCGCTGGGACTGACATCGCTCGTCTTCCTTGTCGCCCGCAACATGCTGATGCCGCGCGAACGGTTCCTTTCGACCACCTCGTTCATCGTCATATGGGCCAGCTTCGTCGTCGCCGCCACCGCCGTGCTCGGCATGCGCTGGGTGGTGGCCTGCATCTGGTACGGACAACTGTTCGAGCTGCGGCCCATGGTTCTCGAACTCGCACTGACCGTCGCGGTCTATCCGGTCGTGAGTTACAGTCTCGGCTCGATCCGCGAACTCTTGCCCAAGGCCAATCATGTATCAGGAAGCTGAACGCCTGCGCAGTTTCACCCGGCGGGCGATCTTCACCGGCGCCGCGCAAAGCGCCCTGTTCCTCGGCATCGGCGCACGGCTGTACTACCTTCAGGTCAGCAAGGCCGACGACTACGCACTGCTGGCCGAGGACAATCGCGTCAACCAGCGACTCCTCATCCCGCCTCGCGGGCGCATCTACGATATTGCGGGGCGCCCCATCGCGCGCAACGTCCCGACCTATCGCATCCGGGTGATCCGCGAGCGCACCCGCGACCTGCGCAGGACGCTGGAACGGCTGGCCACGCTGGTCGAGCTCAAGCCCGAGGCCATCGATGAAGTGGTCCGGCAGGCACAGGCCCGCCGGGCATTCGTCCCGGTGGATGTACGCGAGGGCCTCACCTGGGAGGAGGTATCGCGCATCGCCGTGCGCGCACCCGAACTGCCCGGCATCGTCGTCGATTCGAGCCTGCTTCGGGACTATCCCGATGCGGAGGTCCTCGCCCATGTGCTCGGATATGTCGGGCCGGTCAACGAGCGCGAGTTGAAGGACGATCCGGACCCGTTGCTCAAGATCCCCGAGTTCCGCATCGGCAAGAACGGGATCGAGAAGACCTACGATCACCTGCTGCGCGGCCGTGCCGGGTCGAGCCGGGTCGAGGTCAACGCCGTCGGCCGCGCCATTCGCGAGCTGGCACGGGACGAGGGCGATTCCGGCAAGGATCTCAACCTGTCGATCGACATCGAGCTGCAACAGTTCTGCTTCAACCGGCTGGCCGGCGAGAAGGCGGCCGGAGCCGTCGTGGTGGACGTGCACACCGGCGCTGTCCTGGCCATGGCCAGCATTCCCACCTTCGACCCCCGCGCGTTCAACAATGGCCTGAGCCAAACCGTATGGCGCGAATGGCGTGACAATCCGCAGCATCCGCTGGTCAACAAGTGCATTCGGGGCCAGTATCCACCGGGTTCGACCTTCAAGATGGTGACGGCCCTGGCCGCGCTGGAGTCCGGCGTGGTCACGCCAAATTACGAGGCATTCTGTCCCGGCTACATGCGCCTGGGGCGGGCACGCTTTCATTGCTGGAAACAATGGGGCCACGGGCGTATCGCCCTCAACCAGGCGCTGGCCCAGTCCTGCGATGTGTATTTCTACGACGTGGCGCGCCGGGCCGGTGTGGACGCGATCGCGGCGATGGCCAACAAGCTCGGCCTCGGTCACAAGCTCGACATCGACGTACCCGGCGAACGCGGGGGGCTCATCCCGACGCGGGAATGGAAACTCGAAAATATCGGCGAACCCTGGCAGAAGGGCGAGACACTGGTGGCGGGCATCGGCCAGGGCTTCGTCCTGGCAACGCCCCTGCAACTTGCCATCATGACGGCAAGGCTGTGCAATGGCGGCAAGGCGGTCAAGCCGTGGTTCGTTCGACCGACCGAGGTCGAGAATGTCGCGGCCATCGACATCTCGCAAGGATCGCTGCATGCGGTCCTGCGCGGCATGCACGAAGTCATCAACGGCAACCGCGGGACCGCCCGCGGTGCGCGTCTGGACATCCCCGGCATCACCATGGCGGGCAAGACCGGCACCTCGCAGGTACGCCGCATCACCCGCTCCGAACGCGCACAGGGCCTGCACAAGCTCAAGAACCGGCCATGGGAGGAACTCGACCACGCGCTGTTCGTCTGCTTCGCACCCTACGAAAATCCACGCTATGCCGTGTCGGTGATCGTCGAGCATGGCGAAAGCGGCAGCAAGACGGCAGCGCCGATCGCCAAGGACATCATGACCAGGGCGCTCGAACTCGATCCGATCGGTCGCGAGAAGAAGATGGCACGCGCATGAGGAAGATCCCCCGTTGAGCATGGCCACCCGCATCAAGCCGATGGAACTGCGTCTCTCGGAGAAGCTCTGGGGGGTGCACTGGCCACTGGTCGCCCTGATCATCGTGATCGGACTGGTGGGCTATGTCGTGCTCTATTCGGCGGGCGGGGGCAGCCATCAGCCCTGGGCCGCAAGACACGGGTTGCGGCTGGCCTTCGGCACGTTGGTGATGCTCTTGATCGCCCTCGTCGATGTGCGCGTCCTGTTCCGCTATGCCTATGCGATCTATGGAATCTGCCTTGCCCTGCTGGTGGCGGTGGAGATCATGGGCAGTCTGAGCAAGGGTGCCCAGCGCTGGATCGATCTGGGCATCGTCCAGTTGCAGCCATCGGAACTCATGAAGATCGCGCTGGCACTGGCACTGGCACGCTATTTCCATGCTTCCTATCTCGACGAGGTCAGGCGCCCGTCCCATCTGCTGCCCGCCCTGCTGCTGGCCGGCGTTCCGGCAGCACTGGTGCTCAAGCAACCCGATCTCGGAACGGCCGTCATGCTGATGGCCATGGCCATCGCCGTGCTCTTCCTTGCCGGTGTCCGCCTGTGGAAATTCGCCCTCGCCATCGGCGCGGTGGCAGCGGCCCTGCCCATCCTCTGGAGCCAGCTGCACGACTACCAGAAGGCCCGCGTGCTCACCTTCCTCGAACCCGAACGCGATCCGCTGGGCACCGGCTACCACATCATCCAGTCGAAGATCGCGCTGGGTTCCGGGGGACTGTGGGGCAAGGGCCTGCTCAACGGCACCCAGGCACAGCTGTCGTTCCTTCCCGAAAAACAGACCGATTTTGCCTTCACCATGCTGGCCGAAGCCACCGGCCTCGTCGGCGCGGCCGTTGTCCTGGCCCTGTGTCTCAGCGTGATCCTGCTGGTGATTTCCATTGCCCTGCGATCGGTCCATCAGTTCGGCCGGCTGCTCGCGATGGCCATCGCCGTCAATTTCTTTCTCTATGTCGTCATCAACGTCGCCATGGTCACGGGCCTGATCCCCGTCGTCGGCGTACCGCTGCCGCTGATTTCCTATGGCGGGACCGCCATGCTGACCACGCTCGTGGGTTTCGGTCTGGTCCTGAGCATCGATGTCCACCGCCATACCCCGATTCCGAGATTCCCCAGCGGGCGATGATCGCCCGTCGTGGCCAATGGGACATCAACGAAACACCGTCGAAGAAACGTGGAATCGATTGCACAACCTTCAGGCGAACCACCTCGCAGCGACAGATTTACCCATCCAGCAAAAATTCTTCAATTTCCCGGTCTTTGAACGGCATACCTATACATTTTTGGTTGGATTCGACCTAAATTTCCAGTTTCATTAACAGCAATCAATTGACTAAATTGGCTTGCAGCGTTTGTCTGTCATGCAACCTAGCGCGTAGTGGCCACCGATCTCATCGACCCGAGAATCGATCATCGCATTGGAATGAAAATGTTGGGCGATCAGCAGACACGTCTTTCTTATGAATCCACATCGACCTCGACGTCCTCATCGGCCCAGGTGGCCGCGACTGTCCTCCCCTCATCGACAAGTGTGTCCCTCGTGGTCTCGACCCTCGACGACGTGGTCGACGCCTCCGATGGCGTGCTCAGCCTGCGCGAAGCCGTGACACTGGCCAATACGCGAAGCGGGCACGATACCATCACGATCGCCGACGACATCAGGGGCGGAACGCTGCAGTTGAATGTCGGCAGGTCAGGCGGCACCCTTGAGGTCACTGACGACCTGGCCATCGATGGCGGCTCCGGGAGCGATCCGCGGACCTCGATCCGCAGCGAAGGGGAATATGGCTCGCTTTTCAGGTTCGAGGGGGTGAGCGGCCACATCGAGGACCTGACGCTGCTCGACCGCAGCGACTACGGCTCGCCGCTCGTTTCCGGCAGCGATGCGCAGATCGAACTGCAGCGGGTGGATATCAGCGGATATTCGGAGTTTTCGATGGGACTCGCCGCCAGTGGCGGCAGCCTCGCCATCATCGAAACCACGGTCGACGTTTCGGGACAGTCGCCGACGGGCATCAGTACCACCAACGGCACCAAGCTGGAGGTCATCGACAGCTACGTCACCATCGACGGTGAGGGTGCCACCGCAGTCGATGGCGACGGCACGGCCGTCGTGACCGGCTCGACGGTGGAGGCCCGGGGCAATTACAGCTCGCTCGGCATCGAGTTCAGCGGCGACGTGACGATGACGAATTCCACCATCGTCGCCGTGTCGCACAGCGCCTTCGAAAGCTACGCCTCCGCTTCGGACCGGGCCTTCGTGCTGAAGGACGGCGGCAGCGCCGCGCTCGATCACGTCACGATCATGGGCTCCGAACAGCCCATCTTCGCATCGGACGACCAGACAGGCTATCTCGCCATCGAGGTTCAGGGCGGCGCCAGCCTCGTCCTGGAGAACAGCCTCGTTGTCGGCGACCATGGCACATTGACCAGCACCGGCAACGTCACCGACGGTGGCGGGAACGTGCTGAGCGACCGGGACGGGGTGAGCATTGCCGACGTGTTCGCAACCGGCGAGCTCGCGGACAATGGCGGGCCGACGCCGACGCTGGCATTGCTGGACGGTTCCTCCAACCCGGCCGTCGGGGCCGCCGTGCCGTCGGGCGGCGACGAGGTGGACCAGCGCGGGTTCGCCCGCGACGTGGCTCCCGACGCGGGAGCGTTCGAGGCCGGGGCGGGATCGCCGCTGGCGTCACCCCTGCCCGAACTGCACGAGAAGGTCGCCGTCGCCGAAGCGGACATCAACGGGGCGGAGCGCTCGGACTTCGTCATCGGCGCGAGCGGCGATGCCATCGTCACCTTCATGGACGAATATGCCGGCTACCAGAGCACGCTCGGCGTCTATCTCGTCGGCGAGAATGACACCATCGGCGATGTGCGCATCGTCTTCGACCGCATCGAGCACGCGCAGGCCTCCGACGAAGCGTCGGCATCGGCCCGCCCCGGCGGCGGCCCGCTCGACACCGGCGACAGCGTGGCCCTGAGCGAACTGTACGACGCCGACCAATTGCAGGAAGGCACGGAGTTCGGCCTGTTCCTGATCTCCGACGGCACATCGCGCAACGACGCCTCGGTGTTCGACAGCGGGCATCTGGAGTTCCGCGACGGCGACGGAGCGGCAAGCCTGTCTTCCACCACGCCGGAACTCGTGCACGTCGCCGGCGACGGCAGCGAGACGGCGGTTTCCGGGTCGGTCATGCATTTCAGCGACGCCGACGACGACCTCGCCAATGTCCTCAATCCCGGCGGCGGCACACAGGTCATCTCCGGCCTGCTCGACACCGGCGAGACCGTGCTCGGCATCGAGGACAAGCCGCTGGCCCGCTCCGACGCCGACTTCAACGACATCATCATCGCCGTCGACACATCCCCCAGCCTCGACATTCTCGTCGCCGCGGAGACGGTGACCGCCTGAACGAACGGGCAGTCCGGCGGCGTTGCAAGGCCGGAAGTTTCCCGGTTTATCCGAAAATGCGACATATGGGAGGGGCAATCCGGATTGGGGGTTGCCCCTCTTCGTTTCTGCACA
Proteins encoded in this window:
- a CDS encoding rod shape-determining protein, whose protein sequence is MFARILGLFSADLAIDLGTANTLVYVKGRGIVLNEPSVVAIQTLRGRKQVLAVGNEAKQMVGRTPGNIEAIRPLRDGVIADFEVAEEMIKHFIRKVHQRRGFASPQVIICVPSGSTAVERRAIQEAAEAAGARRVHLIDEPMAAAIGAGLPVTDPTGSMVVDIGGGTTEVAVISLAGIVYARSIRVGGNKMDEAIINYIRRNHSLLIGEATAENIKKLIGSACLPEDGNGEVMEIKGRDLMNGVPKEIVISERQIAESLAEPVNAIIEAVKVALEHTAPELSADIVDKGIVMTGGGSLLGNLDFVLRHSTGLPVSLADEPLTCVALGTGRCLEEMKALKHVLHTAY
- the mreC gene encoding rod shape-determining protein MreC gives rise to the protein MRSALHHLSVAAVHIRASTQRMLLTTLIFISVAVLVLGKVDLRLIRATSDGIADGSLSILSLLRKPIELTRDTAQTFGGILAVFEENQRLRAENERLLAVQSRAVLLDVENEGLRELLNAPRIPRTRHFTSAAVVADSASPFVHTMLIDAGRNRGLEPGMPVIRPEGLVGRLLSVGSRTARLMLLTDFNSRVPVVVSPSGDRAILEGDNSGEPKLRFLPLQPRFSVGDEVVTSGQGGLLPPGVAIGQIVHIDDQTVSVRPNIDWTRLDQVSVLQFQPITHDAGIDEEADQLFYGPHRVYPEPAVQREQSRATPESPTAPADAGGSVE
- the mreD gene encoding rod shape-determining protein MreD — translated: MIEDWLYSHPGDILGRLLPPLTAIVALFIDLMPLPSASPEAIMPSLLVCVVFYWTISRPDLLGIVWIFVLGMVIDGIGGMPLGLTSLVFLVARNMLMPRERFLSTTSFIVIWASFVVAATAVLGMRWVVACIWYGQLFELRPMVLELALTVAVYPVVSYSLGSIRELLPKANHVSGS
- the mrdA gene encoding penicillin-binding protein 2, producing MYQEAERLRSFTRRAIFTGAAQSALFLGIGARLYYLQVSKADDYALLAEDNRVNQRLLIPPRGRIYDIAGRPIARNVPTYRIRVIRERTRDLRRTLERLATLVELKPEAIDEVVRQAQARRAFVPVDVREGLTWEEVSRIAVRAPELPGIVVDSSLLRDYPDAEVLAHVLGYVGPVNERELKDDPDPLLKIPEFRIGKNGIEKTYDHLLRGRAGSSRVEVNAVGRAIRELARDEGDSGKDLNLSIDIELQQFCFNRLAGEKAAGAVVVDVHTGAVLAMASIPTFDPRAFNNGLSQTVWREWRDNPQHPLVNKCIRGQYPPGSTFKMVTALAALESGVVTPNYEAFCPGYMRLGRARFHCWKQWGHGRIALNQALAQSCDVYFYDVARRAGVDAIAAMANKLGLGHKLDIDVPGERGGLIPTREWKLENIGEPWQKGETLVAGIGQGFVLATPLQLAIMTARLCNGGKAVKPWFVRPTEVENVAAIDISQGSLHAVLRGMHEVINGNRGTARGARLDIPGITMAGKTGTSQVRRITRSERAQGLHKLKNRPWEELDHALFVCFAPYENPRYAVSVIVEHGESGSKTAAPIAKDIMTRALELDPIGREKKMARA
- the rodA gene encoding rod shape-determining protein RodA, with translation MATRIKPMELRLSEKLWGVHWPLVALIIVIGLVGYVVLYSAGGGSHQPWAARHGLRLAFGTLVMLLIALVDVRVLFRYAYAIYGICLALLVAVEIMGSLSKGAQRWIDLGIVQLQPSELMKIALALALARYFHASYLDEVRRPSHLLPALLLAGVPAALVLKQPDLGTAVMLMAMAIAVLFLAGVRLWKFALAIGAVAAALPILWSQLHDYQKARVLTFLEPERDPLGTGYHIIQSKIALGSGGLWGKGLLNGTQAQLSFLPEKQTDFAFTMLAEATGLVGAAVVLALCLSVILLVISIALRSVHQFGRLLAMAIAVNFFLYVVINVAMVTGLIPVVGVPLPLISYGGTAMLTTLVGFGLVLSIDVHRHTPIPRFPSGR
- a CDS encoding DUF4114 domain-containing protein, whose translation is MSLVVSTLDDVVDASDGVLSLREAVTLANTRSGHDTITIADDIRGGTLQLNVGRSGGTLEVTDDLAIDGGSGSDPRTSIRSEGEYGSLFRFEGVSGHIEDLTLLDRSDYGSPLVSGSDAQIELQRVDISGYSEFSMGLAASGGSLAIIETTVDVSGQSPTGISTTNGTKLEVIDSYVTIDGEGATAVDGDGTAVVTGSTVEARGNYSSLGIEFSGDVTMTNSTIVAVSHSAFESYASASDRAFVLKDGGSAALDHVTIMGSEQPIFASDDQTGYLAIEVQGGASLVLENSLVVGDHGTLTSTGNVTDGGGNVLSDRDGVSIADVFATGELADNGGPTPTLALLDGSSNPAVGAAVPSGGDEVDQRGFARDVAPDAGAFEAGAGSPLASPLPELHEKVAVAEADINGAERSDFVIGASGDAIVTFMDEYAGYQSTLGVYLVGENDTIGDVRIVFDRIEHAQASDEASASARPGGGPLDTGDSVALSELYDADQLQEGTEFGLFLISDGTSRNDASVFDSGHLEFRDGDGAASLSSTTPELVHVAGDGSETAVSGSVMHFSDADDDLANVLNPGGGTQVISGLLDTGETVLGIEDKPLARSDADFNDIIIAVDTSPSLDILVAAETVTA